A genomic segment from Nicotiana tabacum cultivar K326 chromosome 9, ASM71507v2, whole genome shotgun sequence encodes:
- the LOC107765021 gene encoding uncharacterized protein LOC107765021 isoform X1, with the protein MANDATSGRKNKDNASNNSENKLVGKGSSSRGSGNTDGSTRSSVLETSSKQKALSPASTRKSERLEMRTPSTPPAKRKSVRLEQQNNPTPLKRSERCSSTSRSRYLGRESNSSITKKEENREKTAKKLTTEFENVSTSKKNAAASVGLKRKRLDGRTYKLLFKKQYKGGTASDHCEDDGIDGEHGSKSPSSLLREEDLVAPEERGILFNEQKSLHIHLKAEIAKLFGVIKVSEVIKHTAEKFLEYIMENHRVSKEPETILQAFQISLSWIAASIAKQKIDKDDIFLLVKQQLQFRCTKEEANNVYLKLRSLKKIFLQRLDQNAPRYPISSVKSVKEEPYKGSMSQTVVSTLLNVKTDIKDRLLDKGFSGEGSVIPKEKLMDSQREKVFKKVQCRLDRQISMLGQKQQEKIEEFHRIWEKKKEELEKEYRMEIAVLRSIHGQTAATKDRQKALETEFARKMEEHKCLKDKQLKELEANFSAMRNEEMHNSHYAVDELHLLGSDSGDGMRCSEESLNVSDSNPKTVTPVCGQHVELQCPDNVVSGMHGDVTASDAPASSQDEWHVLPVLSTNVFEASVSEEQAEITTTGRALVAAIEQSNEAGNSGGSGEEIACKVPLLSKEHTGEVASDERSQDCSLEISEAPLNKVVEHDQISEINNINQELGTENNIPENNSDSLTVDGNQRDEISFVDGNQLTPEESPADLPCLEAVPSSDNACSLRQNSVHLDECSRSSGDNGSHDNNVLLSGNQIGIQTELISGRTINNTSEAMLADSCGQHRTVGADVPIATHHTHRESASQTHVERNFIPIPGSSPHAAEPLHQAVSPAGENLVPRASVVSNISVTCNQSILPAVSRVHPQSITDLRASSQNTETAFQLVHSSAELSSQAVSQHNVNVAFFQGSNNMPVHPAHQMATWNSALPFHSDPLHIIWERAHKEREQVTKGHEDMKLHLRAECEKEIEVVAASIRKKYDLKLQEAEAAYLLKKNELDMNQKIVLMNKALANAFRFKCIDLEVTGRPVMQEVVPPAYMQHQVWWQHSLRSSPMTGSSSASEQASALACLRSSPISGLSSARLPVGGQPTPVPYLPVADYSIHSGGTSRPTLRSPPAADQQTAAFSHSTAFPTGIVTRPPLISIISPSRGNPRLGGDIRAPAPHLQPFRVPTSTLVSSSSTLPNGVQGHPRPVKVAASSCSHPQLSSLRSTSVPLQVLHHEIQPPIVPQLAVNLSNSGSTSLDHGLGGMPAIQNAYLSARELLLDMENQSRANRPNFMLPLSDIGCNIDSVDLSDFHSLGSVQGGSSSAGKATNQVPVRKSQKLWRSRKITDKIAVLQKLVSPRAKADAAASVLHEAYNSIKALQDQIQNLCNMESTSHNSDSLFHAQNSRGEQIDLQSKGICVVPLPVSLMQKLTDEDVFSENMQS; encoded by the exons ATGGCTAATGATGCTACATCTGGGAGAAAAAATAAGGACAATGCGAGTAATAACTCAGAGAACAAACTGGTTGGTAAAGGATCATCAAGTCGTGGTTCTGGAAATACAGATGGATCCACAAGAAGCTCAGTTCTGGAAACCTCATCGAAACAAAAGGCTTTAAGCCCTGCAAGTACAAGGAAGTCTGAGCGCCTAGAGATGCGAACACCATCTACTCCTCCTGCTAAGAGGAAATCTGTGAGACTTGAACAACAGAATAATCCGACACCCTTAAAAAGGTCTGAGAGGTGCTCTTCTACATCAAGATCAAGGTACTTAGGGAGAGAATCCAATTCGTCTATTACAAAGAAGGAGGAGAACCGAGAGAAGACTGCGAAGAAGCTGACAACAGAATTTGAAAATGTTAGCACTAGCAAGAAAAATGCTGCAGCATCTGTTGGCTTAAAAAGGAAGAGACTGGATGGCAGAACTTACAAATTATTATTCAAAAAGCAATATAAAGGAGGTACTGCATCGG ATCATTGTGAAGATGATGGTATTGATGGGGAGCATGGTTCTAAATCTCCATCTAGTTTGTTGCGTGAGGAAGACCTGGTTGCGCCTGAAGAAAGAGGAATCCTGTTCAATGAGCAGAAGAGCCTCCATATCCATCTAAAAGCTGAGATTGCAAAACTTTTTGGAGTGATAAAAGTTTCG GAAGTCATCAAGCATACTGCAGAAAAATTTCTGGAATATATTATGGAGAATCATCGTGTTAGTAAGGAACCTGAAACAATTTTGCAGGCTTTCCAGATATCTCTG TCTTGGATTGCAGCTTCAATCGCGAAGCAAAAGATTGACAAAGACGATATATTCTTGCTCGTAAAACAACAGTTACAGTTTAGATGCACTAAAGAAGAGGCAAACAATGTCTATCTGAAGCTGCGTTCCTTAAAGAAGATATTTTTGCAGAGATTGGATCAGAATGCTCCAAGATATCCTATATCATCAGTGAAATCTGTTAAAGAAGAGCCATACAAGGGAAGCATGTCGCAAACAGTAGTATCTACCCTACTGAATGTGAAAACCGATATCAAAGACAGGTTACTAGATAAAGGATTCAGTGGTGAAGGCAGTGTAATTCCTAAGGAAAAACTTATGGATAGTCAAAGGGAAAAGGTCTTTAAGAAGGTTCAGTGCAGACTTGACAGGCAAATATCCATGCTGGGACAAAAGCAACAAGAAAAAATTGAGGAGTTCCATAGAATCTgggagaagaaaaaggaagagctAGAGAAGGAGTACAGAATGGAGATAGCTGTTCTTCGCTCTATACATGGTCAGACTGCAGCAACTAAGGATAGACAAAAAGCATTAGAAACTGAGTTTGCAAGGAAAATGGAAGAGCACAAATGCCTTAAGGACAAGCAACTCAAAGAGCTTGAGGCTAATTTCTCTGCTATGAGGAATGAGGAGATGCATAATTCCCATTATGCGGTTGATGAGCTCCATTTGCTTGGATCTGATTCTGGGGACGGCATGAGGTGCTCCGAGGAAAGTTTAAATGTCTCTGACAGTAATCCCAAGACTGTTACCCCTGTATGTGGACAGCATGTTGAGTTACAGTGTCCGGACAATGTTGTCTCTGGCATGCATGGTGACGTGACAGCATCTGATGCACCTGCATCTTCTCAAGACGAGTGGCATGTTCTTCCTGTTCTATCTACTAATGTCTTCGAAGCTTCAGTTTCAGAAGAGCAAGCTGAGATCACCACCACGGGGAGAGCATTGGTTGCTGCAATTGAGCAGTCCAATGAAGCAGGTAATTCAGGTGGCAGTGGAGAGGAAATTGCTTGTAAGGTTCCTCTACTTTCCAAAGAACATACTGGTGAAGTCGCATCAGACGAGCGAAGTCAAGACTGTTCACTGGAAATATCTGAAGCTCCTCTTAACAAAGTTGTGGAACATGATCAAATTTCTGAAATAAATAACATTAATCAAGAACTGGGTACAGAAAATAATATTCCGGAAAATAATTCTGATTCACTAACTGTTGATGGAAACCAGAGAGACGAAATTAGCTTCGTTGATGGAAACCAATTAACTCCAGAGGAATCGCCAGCAGACTTGCCTTGTTTAGAAGCAGTTCCTTCTTCCGATAATGCTTGTTCTTTGCGGCAAAATTCT GTACATTTGGATGAATGTTCCCGGTCTTCAGGAGATAATGGATCACATGATAATAATGTGCTACTTAGTGGAAACCAGATTGGAATACAAACTGAACTTATTTCTGGACGGACTATAAACAACACTTCTGAAGCAATGTTAGCTGACAGTTGTGGGCAACATCGTACAGTAGGTGCTGATGTTCCCATTGCCACTCACCATACTCACAGAGAGAGTGCATCTCAAACCCATGTTGAAAGAAACTTTATTCCAATCCCTGGATCCTCCCCCCATGCAGCAGAACCTTTACATCAAGCTGTTTCTCCAGCTGGGGAAAATCTGGTGCCTCGTGCATCTGTTGTCTCAAACATAAGTGTTACTTGCAATCAATCAATCTTACCAGCAGTCAGCAGAGTGCATCCTCAATCCATTACTGATCTTCGTGCATCTTCTCAGAATACTGAAACTGCGTTTCAATTGGTTCATAGTTCCGCTGAGCTTTCTAGTCAAGCAGTCTCTCAACATAACGTTAATGTTGCCTTTTTTCAAGGATCTAACAATATGCCAGTGCATCCTGCCCATCAGATGGCCACTTGGAATTCAGCTCTTCCTTTCCATTCTGATCCCCTTCATATCATATGGGAAAGGGCACATAAAGAAAGAGAACAAGTGACAAAAGGCCACGAGGATATG AAATTGCATCTGAGAGCTGAGTGCGAGAAGGAAATAGAGGTTGTTGCTGCATCAATTCGTAAGAAATATGATTTAAAGCTTCAGGAGGCTGAGGCAGCATATCTTTTGAAGAAGAATGAGCTTGATATGAATCAGAAAATAGTTCTCATGAATAAGGCTCTGGCTAATGCTTTCAGATTTAAATGCATAGATCTTGAAGTTACTGGGCGTCCAGTTATGCAGGAag TTGTGCCTCCTGCTTATATGCAGCATCAGGTATGGTGGCAGCATAGTTTGAGGTCTTCTCCTATGACTGGTTCATCTTCTGCCAGCGAGCAAGCTTCAGCCCTAGCTTGTTTAAGATCTTCCCCAATCAGTGGTTTGTCTTCAGCTCGCCTACCTGTGGGGGGCCAGCCGACTCCTGTCCCATATTTACCAGTTGCTGATTATTCAATACATTCTGGGGGAACCTCTCGGCCTACATTAAGATCTCCACCTGCAGCTGATCAGCAGACTGCTGCTTTTAGTCATTCAACAGCATTTCCTACAGGAATTGTAACCCGGCCGCCTCTCATTAGCATAATCAGCCCTTCCAGGGGTAATCCTCGATTAGGTGGCGATATTCGTGCTCCAGCCCCTCATCTTCAGCCTTTCAGGGTACCTACATCAACCCTTGTTAGCAGCTCATCGACCCTTCCAAACGGTGTGCAAGGTCATCCACGACCTGTTAAGGTGGCTGCATCATCATGTTCACATCCGCAACTTTCATCTCTACGATCAACATCAGTCCCATTGCAAGTTTTGCATCATGAAATACAGCCACCCATAGTGCCACAATTAGCTGTAAATCTTTCGAATTCTGGGAGTACATCATTGGACCATGGACTTGGAGGAATGCCTGCTATACAGAATGCATATCTCTCTGCACGGGAATTGCTTCTAGACATGGAGAATCAATCTCGTGCAAACAGGCCTAATTTTATGCTACCTTTATCAGATATTGGCTGTAACATTGATTCAGTAGACCTATCTGACTTTCATTCACTGGGCAGTGTACAGGGAGGTTCTTCCTCTGCTGGGAAAGCTACTAAT CAGGTGCCAGTGAGGAAAAGCCAGAAGCTCTGGAGAAGCCGGAAGATAACGGACAAGATTGCAGTGCTGCAAAAGCTAGTTTCTCCCCGTGCCAAG
- the LOC107765021 gene encoding uncharacterized protein LOC107765021 isoform X4, protein MANDATSGRKNKDNASNNSENKLVGKGSSSRGSGNTDGSTRSSVLETSSKQKALSPASTRKSERLEMRTPSTPPAKRKSVRLEQQNNPTPLKRSERCSSTSRSRYLGRESNSSITKKEENREKTAKKLTTEFENVSTSKKNAAASVGLKRKRLDGRTYKLLFKKQYKGGTASDHCEDDGIDGEHGSKSPSSLLREEDLVAPEERGILFNEQKSLHIHLKAEIAKLFGVIKVSEVIKHTAEKFLEYIMENHRVSKEPETILQAFQISLSWIAASIAKQKIDKDDIFLLVKQQLQFRCTKEEANNVYLKLRSLKKIFLQRLDQNAPRYPISSVKSVKEEPYKGSMSQTVVSTLLNVKTDIKDRLLDKGFSGEGSVIPKEKLMDSQREKVFKKVQCRLDRQISMLGQKQQEKIEEFHRIWEKKKEELEKEYRMEIAVLRSIHGQTAATKDRQKALETEFARKMEEHKCLKDKQLKELEANFSAMRNEEMHNSHYAVDELHLLGSDSGDGMRCSEESLNVSDSNPKTVTPVCGQHVELQCPDNVVSGMHGDVTASDAPASSQDEWHVLPVLSTNVFEASVSEEQAEITTTGRALVAAIEQSNEAGNSGGSGEEIACKVPLLSKEHTGEVASDERSQDCSLEISEAPLNKVVEHDQISEINNINQELGTENNIPENNSDSLTVDGNQRDEISFVDGNQLTPEESPADLPCLEAVPSSDNACSLRQNSVHLDECSRSSGDNGSHDNNVLLSGNQIGIQTELISGRTINNTSEAMLADSCGQHRTVGADVPIATHHTHRESASQTHVERNFIPIPGSSPHAAEPLHQAVSPAGENLVPRASVVSNISVTCNQSILPAVSRVHPQSITDLRASSQNTETAFQLVHSSAELSSQAVSQHNVNVAFFQGSNNMPVHPAHQMATWNSALPFHSDPLHIIWERAHKEREQVTKGHEDMKLHLRAECEKEIEVVAASIRKKYDLKLQEAEAAYLLKKNELDMNQKIVLMNKALANAFRFKCIDLEVTGRPVMQEVVPPAYMQHQVWWQHSLRSSPMTGSSSASEQASALACLRSSPISGLSSARLPVGGQPTPVPYLPVADYSIHSGGTSRPTLRSPPAADQQTAAFSHSTAFPTGIVTRPPLISIISPSRGNPRLGGDIRAPAPHLQPFRVPTSTLVSSSSTLPNGVQGHPRPVKVAASSCSHPQLSSLRSTSVPLQVLHHEIQPPIVPQLAVNLSNSGSTSLDHGLGGMPAIQNAYLSARELLLDMENQSRANRPNFMLPLSDIGCNIDSVDLSDFHSLGSVQGGSSSAGKATNVPVRKSQKLWRSRKITDKIAVLQKLVSPRAKADAAASVLHEAYNSIKALQDQIQNLCNMESTSHNSDSLFHAQQGGTN, encoded by the exons ATGGCTAATGATGCTACATCTGGGAGAAAAAATAAGGACAATGCGAGTAATAACTCAGAGAACAAACTGGTTGGTAAAGGATCATCAAGTCGTGGTTCTGGAAATACAGATGGATCCACAAGAAGCTCAGTTCTGGAAACCTCATCGAAACAAAAGGCTTTAAGCCCTGCAAGTACAAGGAAGTCTGAGCGCCTAGAGATGCGAACACCATCTACTCCTCCTGCTAAGAGGAAATCTGTGAGACTTGAACAACAGAATAATCCGACACCCTTAAAAAGGTCTGAGAGGTGCTCTTCTACATCAAGATCAAGGTACTTAGGGAGAGAATCCAATTCGTCTATTACAAAGAAGGAGGAGAACCGAGAGAAGACTGCGAAGAAGCTGACAACAGAATTTGAAAATGTTAGCACTAGCAAGAAAAATGCTGCAGCATCTGTTGGCTTAAAAAGGAAGAGACTGGATGGCAGAACTTACAAATTATTATTCAAAAAGCAATATAAAGGAGGTACTGCATCGG ATCATTGTGAAGATGATGGTATTGATGGGGAGCATGGTTCTAAATCTCCATCTAGTTTGTTGCGTGAGGAAGACCTGGTTGCGCCTGAAGAAAGAGGAATCCTGTTCAATGAGCAGAAGAGCCTCCATATCCATCTAAAAGCTGAGATTGCAAAACTTTTTGGAGTGATAAAAGTTTCG GAAGTCATCAAGCATACTGCAGAAAAATTTCTGGAATATATTATGGAGAATCATCGTGTTAGTAAGGAACCTGAAACAATTTTGCAGGCTTTCCAGATATCTCTG TCTTGGATTGCAGCTTCAATCGCGAAGCAAAAGATTGACAAAGACGATATATTCTTGCTCGTAAAACAACAGTTACAGTTTAGATGCACTAAAGAAGAGGCAAACAATGTCTATCTGAAGCTGCGTTCCTTAAAGAAGATATTTTTGCAGAGATTGGATCAGAATGCTCCAAGATATCCTATATCATCAGTGAAATCTGTTAAAGAAGAGCCATACAAGGGAAGCATGTCGCAAACAGTAGTATCTACCCTACTGAATGTGAAAACCGATATCAAAGACAGGTTACTAGATAAAGGATTCAGTGGTGAAGGCAGTGTAATTCCTAAGGAAAAACTTATGGATAGTCAAAGGGAAAAGGTCTTTAAGAAGGTTCAGTGCAGACTTGACAGGCAAATATCCATGCTGGGACAAAAGCAACAAGAAAAAATTGAGGAGTTCCATAGAATCTgggagaagaaaaaggaagagctAGAGAAGGAGTACAGAATGGAGATAGCTGTTCTTCGCTCTATACATGGTCAGACTGCAGCAACTAAGGATAGACAAAAAGCATTAGAAACTGAGTTTGCAAGGAAAATGGAAGAGCACAAATGCCTTAAGGACAAGCAACTCAAAGAGCTTGAGGCTAATTTCTCTGCTATGAGGAATGAGGAGATGCATAATTCCCATTATGCGGTTGATGAGCTCCATTTGCTTGGATCTGATTCTGGGGACGGCATGAGGTGCTCCGAGGAAAGTTTAAATGTCTCTGACAGTAATCCCAAGACTGTTACCCCTGTATGTGGACAGCATGTTGAGTTACAGTGTCCGGACAATGTTGTCTCTGGCATGCATGGTGACGTGACAGCATCTGATGCACCTGCATCTTCTCAAGACGAGTGGCATGTTCTTCCTGTTCTATCTACTAATGTCTTCGAAGCTTCAGTTTCAGAAGAGCAAGCTGAGATCACCACCACGGGGAGAGCATTGGTTGCTGCAATTGAGCAGTCCAATGAAGCAGGTAATTCAGGTGGCAGTGGAGAGGAAATTGCTTGTAAGGTTCCTCTACTTTCCAAAGAACATACTGGTGAAGTCGCATCAGACGAGCGAAGTCAAGACTGTTCACTGGAAATATCTGAAGCTCCTCTTAACAAAGTTGTGGAACATGATCAAATTTCTGAAATAAATAACATTAATCAAGAACTGGGTACAGAAAATAATATTCCGGAAAATAATTCTGATTCACTAACTGTTGATGGAAACCAGAGAGACGAAATTAGCTTCGTTGATGGAAACCAATTAACTCCAGAGGAATCGCCAGCAGACTTGCCTTGTTTAGAAGCAGTTCCTTCTTCCGATAATGCTTGTTCTTTGCGGCAAAATTCT GTACATTTGGATGAATGTTCCCGGTCTTCAGGAGATAATGGATCACATGATAATAATGTGCTACTTAGTGGAAACCAGATTGGAATACAAACTGAACTTATTTCTGGACGGACTATAAACAACACTTCTGAAGCAATGTTAGCTGACAGTTGTGGGCAACATCGTACAGTAGGTGCTGATGTTCCCATTGCCACTCACCATACTCACAGAGAGAGTGCATCTCAAACCCATGTTGAAAGAAACTTTATTCCAATCCCTGGATCCTCCCCCCATGCAGCAGAACCTTTACATCAAGCTGTTTCTCCAGCTGGGGAAAATCTGGTGCCTCGTGCATCTGTTGTCTCAAACATAAGTGTTACTTGCAATCAATCAATCTTACCAGCAGTCAGCAGAGTGCATCCTCAATCCATTACTGATCTTCGTGCATCTTCTCAGAATACTGAAACTGCGTTTCAATTGGTTCATAGTTCCGCTGAGCTTTCTAGTCAAGCAGTCTCTCAACATAACGTTAATGTTGCCTTTTTTCAAGGATCTAACAATATGCCAGTGCATCCTGCCCATCAGATGGCCACTTGGAATTCAGCTCTTCCTTTCCATTCTGATCCCCTTCATATCATATGGGAAAGGGCACATAAAGAAAGAGAACAAGTGACAAAAGGCCACGAGGATATG AAATTGCATCTGAGAGCTGAGTGCGAGAAGGAAATAGAGGTTGTTGCTGCATCAATTCGTAAGAAATATGATTTAAAGCTTCAGGAGGCTGAGGCAGCATATCTTTTGAAGAAGAATGAGCTTGATATGAATCAGAAAATAGTTCTCATGAATAAGGCTCTGGCTAATGCTTTCAGATTTAAATGCATAGATCTTGAAGTTACTGGGCGTCCAGTTATGCAGGAag TTGTGCCTCCTGCTTATATGCAGCATCAGGTATGGTGGCAGCATAGTTTGAGGTCTTCTCCTATGACTGGTTCATCTTCTGCCAGCGAGCAAGCTTCAGCCCTAGCTTGTTTAAGATCTTCCCCAATCAGTGGTTTGTCTTCAGCTCGCCTACCTGTGGGGGGCCAGCCGACTCCTGTCCCATATTTACCAGTTGCTGATTATTCAATACATTCTGGGGGAACCTCTCGGCCTACATTAAGATCTCCACCTGCAGCTGATCAGCAGACTGCTGCTTTTAGTCATTCAACAGCATTTCCTACAGGAATTGTAACCCGGCCGCCTCTCATTAGCATAATCAGCCCTTCCAGGGGTAATCCTCGATTAGGTGGCGATATTCGTGCTCCAGCCCCTCATCTTCAGCCTTTCAGGGTACCTACATCAACCCTTGTTAGCAGCTCATCGACCCTTCCAAACGGTGTGCAAGGTCATCCACGACCTGTTAAGGTGGCTGCATCATCATGTTCACATCCGCAACTTTCATCTCTACGATCAACATCAGTCCCATTGCAAGTTTTGCATCATGAAATACAGCCACCCATAGTGCCACAATTAGCTGTAAATCTTTCGAATTCTGGGAGTACATCATTGGACCATGGACTTGGAGGAATGCCTGCTATACAGAATGCATATCTCTCTGCACGGGAATTGCTTCTAGACATGGAGAATCAATCTCGTGCAAACAGGCCTAATTTTATGCTACCTTTATCAGATATTGGCTGTAACATTGATTCAGTAGACCTATCTGACTTTCATTCACTGGGCAGTGTACAGGGAGGTTCTTCCTCTGCTGGGAAAGCTACTAAT GTGCCAGTGAGGAAAAGCCAGAAGCTCTGGAGAAGCCGGAAGATAACGGACAAGATTGCAGTGCTGCAAAAGCTAGTTTCTCCCCGTGCCAAG